Genomic DNA from Brassica rapa cultivar Chiifu-401-42 chromosome A04, CAAS_Brap_v3.01, whole genome shotgun sequence:
tttttattttatttattttgtttatttttgtttgtttatttaattttaaaccaagggtattggagatattttaccctttaatgaatgtcatttttgtgactttctccttctagtgctatttttgtgacataaacttcaaaaggtgctattattgacaattgccctttataatatacttaataataataacatttaattatATTCTAGAGTTAATACTGGCATATGATCTGAttagtaataataattaatatttattatgcaaataaaataatgttagaATTTCACCatgcaaataataaaatcgaacaaatattaaaatcctAACACTATTGTAtttgtggaagcaccgtagcctattggttaaggtttaaaggcttctacacctaggtctggggttcgaatcccagactatgtaATTTATtacagattacaggaaatccatgtttcaagtcccggagagagcggtttattaaacaattatgcagactacggAAGAAATGCTTGCAaaggatcttcaacatggtgcaagtaaatctggccggacgtggatcttcataagacggctcaggtgatgcagttaggcgtagatctTCATAAGGCaagtagtattgtcggttgtctaatcgtctatgtaatctttcctatatcataattgtaagattaTAATAAAtcagcattaaaaaaaatactattgtatttgcatgataagtgttattattattaatcatGTTATGCATTATATATGTATCAATATTTGTTTAGTTATTGTGTTAACATACATgtattgataaatatataatattttaaaatacatttctaTGGATTCAACCATATACTGGTTTTGTAATAAATtgcttttaatatatatatatatactatagtGATGAATTTTTCATGCGCTTTCCTCGAAGGAGATTGAATTTTTATCTTCAGGTGCAGATGGAGGCATAGGAGATGCAGATAAATGCAAAAGATACTTAGGAGGAGCCTCAAGAGCACTTAAGCTTCCCTCCATCATTTCAACAACTCTGTTCATCGATGGGCGATCTGATGGGCATGCTTGAATACACGACAATCCAACAAGAATCATCTTCCTTGCAAACTCTTCATCTTCGTCTTCTGTTATCTGATCTTCTAGATACCTTTTACAATCTCCCTTTTCAAGACCCTGATAGATCCAATCTGGGAAATACATTGAACTACTGTTGCTGTCTGATACAGTGTTCCTATTTCTTGCTCCCATCATTTCAAGTACCAACATTCCATAACTATACACATCTGACTTGTGAGAGACTCTCCCGTAGATTCTTGAAAACACTTCGGGTGCGATGTAACCGATGGTCCCTCTTGTCTCTGACATCCACAAGACACTTTCTTTACTCCCACAGAGCCTGGCGAGTCCAAAATCAGAAATCTTGGGACAGAAATCTTTACCCAGCAGTATGTTCTGTGGTTTTATGtcgaaatgaacaatccttgtCTTGCAAGCATAGTGCAAGTACTGAAGGCCTCTTGCAACTCCGAGTGCAATATCATACATCTTTCCAAGGTCAATGCGCAGGGAGGGCTGGCTCGTTATGAACTTATCGAGTGAACCATTCTCTACAAATTCATATATAATTGCTCTTTTGGACCCTTCGTAGCAGAAGCCTAGCAGAGAAACAATGTGGATATAGGATGTTCTGCTCATACTCGCCACTTCGTTAATGAAATCTTCAACATTTTTCTTGGATTCTTTTAAGACCTTTACTGCAACCTTGAGCCCTTCACAAAGGTTTCCTTCATATACAATTCCATATCCCCCTCTCCCGATTTCTTGAGCGAACAAGTTTGTTATTTCCTTCACCTCAGCGTAGCTATATCGTTTCAGCGGTATAAGTTCCTCAAAATTCTCTATTCTTGGATGTTCTAATGCTTCTATCTTGTTCAGAAAGTATATGAGCATTGATAGAATCAATAATGTCAAACATATAATGAGGATTAACACTGCACATGAAACTGACTAGTGTTATATATAGGTAAATTTTGTATTGGAAAGATATAAGCAAAATTTATATTGCTAGAAAACTAACCTCTAGAACCCGTCAAGAGATAAGTAGAGCTAGTTGGATCAGCTCCAGCCGAAGACTTTGGGAGTTCACCAGAACTTGTTTTTATGCATTTGATTCCAAGTAAAGAACCGGAGAACTCTTTTATCCTGttaggataaaaagaaaagTCTTCTTTGCAGCAAAACTGATTTGCAAACTTGTCGAAACTGCAAAACCCACCGGTTTTTAAACATTGTTTACATGGTCTCTCATTGATATCGAGCTTCACTTCGAATCCTTCTCTCAATACATTTTCCAAATTCCAGGCTTCTTTTTCAGGTATGAAACCTGCAGGAACAATAACATCCGAGATTGTTCGACAAGACTGGTAGTAATGTTCATTGTGATACACTGAACCAGTCCCCCCATTTGAACAAGTGAAATTCTCAAGGTAATGAAAGCGAGGGTCGCAGTTAGAGAAAACGATGAGGTTCTTGTAATTTGGAAACAGCTGAAAGATTTTAGGAGGAAACATTGTTTTGGTAAATGATAGAGTAGAGCAGAAGGAAACTGAATAATCTTGTCTTACAAGTTTAATAGTTTTGAATGTGTTATCTATGTGAAGGATATTGAAAAAGATGTTGGAGATATTTATAGAGGTTTTGTTAGAAACTCTGTCGCAGCTAAGCTTCAATAATGGATGGCCACAAGGCTCACCACGATTCTCTCCCCAGAAGGGGAATGTTGCGGTGAGGTTTCCACACTCAAAAACAGAGTCGCATGACAAGAAAGCTTGGTTGCCTAGAGCACAAGGAACATAATGAAACAGGAACATGAACAACGTTACAAAACAAACCCCTAGTGATGGAGTATCCATCATTTTATTTAAAGTATAATTCTTTCTGTTTCTTGGAGAAACTGTTGTGATGAGGAAGATTAACAGTACAAGAAAATTTTTCAGAAGGAAACAAAGGTCCTCTGtttattaaccaaaaaaaaatgaaagaaaggtCTCTGTTTCACACTTTGGTGAGAACACTGGACTTCAGACTAGTAGTCTCCGTTAACCCTACAGATACGAATCCTGGATAAGGACTTTTTGTAAGCTCAGAACCAATTATAGTCTGAATGGATTATCGAGTTTGTTGCTAGTTGATAACATTAAATTTCAATTAAATGCAAAGAGATAAGATTTCATTTACTTGTTGAACAGTAAGAACCGGACGAGTCTTTCCATCTCCAACAAGAAAGATATGCCTTTTGTTAATTTCAACGAAGTAAACATTTGGATTAAAATTCAATTAAGACATACAATATTGAAATCCAAATTTGCATTTTGATTTGAAGTCTTTATGTTTGTGTCTACTAAATAAACTTATTCTTTTTTAATAAAGAAATGGAATTAAGTTtaaagaaaatgtaaaataaaatttacaaatacaAAATGCATGGGAGACTTGGATATGTTGAAAGGCCAAGTCAAGAGTGAAAGTGACAAATAAACTCGGagagtatatattttatacattgtTAGCACTCACCCATAATATTTAGAAGCTTTCATTTACTAGTCCTTGTGGAGACTCGTGTTAACGTATAAGAAAGACTCAATCATTGAACCCACAACTCCATTTCTTTGGATATTCCTTGTAAAGAGTCATTTGAAGCTTTCGGTTTACTAAAACTTCTGATCCATGCTTCTTCCAATACTTTTGAGCTGCGGGCCATGGTTTataaaaccaatttaaataggatCTGTATCCAATTTCATGAAAAAAACAAATGCCTGTTGAAAACTGTGGGAGAGAAAACTAGTGTAATCAAAATTTGTAATAACATAATTTTTGGGGAACCATAGTTTCTGTGATAATCACACAAACACAACAAATTGAAAAGACAGAAAAATGTGTAAAGAGTTTCTACCGATTTTAGACTGAATTTTATGAAAAGCTACCTAAGTACCCCTTTTCAAAGATCAAGCCAAACATAGTTTGTTTTATACAAGAGATTGAAATGCTTTCGCAAAATT
This window encodes:
- the LOC103864158 gene encoding LEAF RUST 10 DISEASE-RESISTANCE LOCUS RECEPTOR-LIKE PROTEIN KINASE-like 2.7, producing the protein MFPPKIFQLFPNYKNLIVFSNCDPRFHYLENFTCSNGGTGSVYHNEHYYQSCRTISDVIVPAGFIPEKEAWNLENVLREGFEVKLDINERPCKQCLKTGGFCSFDKFANQFCCKEDFSFYPNRIKEFSGSLLGIKCIKTSSGELPKSSAGADPTSSTYLLTGSRVLILIICLTLLILSMLIYFLNKIEALEHPRIENFEELIPLKRYSYAEVKEITNLFAQEIGRGGYGIVYEGNLCEGLKVAVKVLKESKKNVEDFINEVASMSRTSYIHIVSLLGFCYEGSKRAIIYEFVENGSLDKFITSQPSLRIDLGKMYDIALGVARGLQYLHYACKTRIVHFDIKPQNILLGKDFCPKISDFGLARLCGSKESVLWMSETRGTIGYIAPEVFSRIYGRVSHKSDVYSYGMLVLEMMGARNRNTVSDSNSSSMYFPDWIYQGLEKGDCKRYLEDQITEDEDEEFARKMILVGLSCIQACPSDRPSMNRVVEMMEGSLSALEAPPKYLLHLSASPMPPSAPEDKNSISFEESA